The genomic region CGCCGTGTACGACGTCTCCTCCGGGACGGCGTCCCGCACGGCGTACGCCTTCGACCCGGGCAGCACGGGCGGCGGCAACCTCCAGGACCTCGCGGTCACGCCGGACGGCAAGGACGTCGTCACGGCCAGCGGCGCCCCGTACTACCAGGCGGTCTACAAGCTCACGGACCTGTCGGCGGACGGCAAGTACGTCACCAACACCTACCCGAACGCGGTGGACATCGCCCCGAACGGCGACGTCGCGGCGGGCACGTTCTCCTGGTACGACCCGGACGTACACGTCTTCAAGCCGGGCACCTCGACGCCGCTCAGGCAGTACGACTTCCCCAACACGGGCACCAGCAGCGGCGCCGACACCCTGGCCCCGGCGGGCCTGGCCTGGGCACCGGACGAGAGCAAGCTGTTCGCGATCTCGGAGAACGACAGCAACGTCTACTCGCTGCGCGTCCTCGACGCCCCGACCAAGACGTCCACCACCCTCACGGCAAGCGCCCCGGCCACGGCCACCCGCGCCAAGTCCCTCACCCTCACCGGCACGCTGTCCTCGTCGGCGGCGTTTCCTGCGGGCACGACGGTCTCCGTCACCCGCACCGACGACGAGTCCCCGTCCGGCAAGCCGCTCGGCACGGCGCCGGTCGCCGCCGACGGCACGTACTCCTTCACGGACACGCCGCCGGCCGGTGGCAAGGTGACCTACACGGTCACGTACGCGGGCGACGCGGACCACGCGGGCGCCACGGCCTCGGCGTCGACGACCGTCGCGAAGACGGCGACCACGCTGACGCTGACCAACAACGGCAAGGTCTACGACTACGGCCGTGACGTCACCTTCACCGCGCACCTCGGCACTACGTACAAGAACCGCACGGTCGAGATCTGGGCCGACCCGTACGGCTCCGACAAGCCGAGCACGCTGGTGAAGAAGGGCACGGTCGACTCGGCCGGCGACCTGTCGGCGACGGTCCACCTGACCCGTGACACGAAGGTCAGCGCGAAGTTCACGGGTGACACGCGGTACGCCGCGAAGACGGTCACCAACTCGGTCTACACCAGGGTCAAGATCTCGACGTCCCTGAGCGGCTACTACAAGTCGGCGACCGCCTGGAACCAGAAGTACTTCTACTTCAGGCAGTCCAAGGACCCGGTCCACAACACGACGATGTCGATGTACCCGGGCCGCAAGTACCAGCTCCAGGTCCAGCGTTACGCCGACGGCGCGTGGCACACCACGGCCACGGAGTACTTCGCCCTCGACCGCTACGGCAAGGACGCGGCGACGCTCGACGGCACGCCGCCGGTCGGTCCGCGTTTCCGCATCCGCTCGTCCTACATCGACACCAAGTCGGGCGACAACGTCAACACGACGACGTACGGCGCATGGAAGTACTTCGTCTTCACGCGCTGACGTAGGTAAATTCAACCGGCGAATTCAGTTAGTGTGAATTCTCGCGGGAGCGGATGTAACGCCAGCCGAAATAACAAACCCCGACCGCTCCGCCGGCGGCGCCGACCGCACATGTCGCCGTCGCCCAGGCGGCCATGTCCTGCGTGATCCACAACAGGCTCACCACGACCAGCGCTATGGAGAACAGCAGGCGTTCTCCATAGCCCGGGCCGCGACGGCCGGTCAGTCCCCGGTAGCCGTGCACTTGTACGTAACGCCCTTCATCCTGATGTCGTGGTACCCCACCTTCACGGTCGGGTCGGTGGGGGCGACGTCGGTGCCGCCGCCACCGCCACTGTCCTTCTTACGGCAGTAGTAGCCGAGCGCATCGAGCTTCTTGATGTCGCTCATCGCCTGGTACTTCTTGTAGGACGCGATCATCGCGGCCCGCTTCTGAGCAGGCGTGGCTTCCTTCGCCTTCGTGTACGCGTAGCACCCGATGCTGGCGCCGATCCCCACCCACGAGGCTCCCTTGGCCAGTGCCTTGGTGAGGCCCGCCGCGCCGCTGCCGATCCCGAGGACCGCGCAGATCTCGTCCGCTCCGGCGCGCAGTTCCGGCTGCGCCGGAGCCGCCTGCGCCGCCTGCGCCCCGACGCCGCACAGCGCGCCCGTCATGGCGAAGGTGATGACAGCAGAAATTCCCTTGCTTCGTATGCTCACGAAGTCCATCCCCGTTTTTTGAATTGCACGGCCGGATTGCATGGTCTGATTGCGTGGCCGGATTGCATGGTCAGTGCGAAAACGACGCTACCCACGGGGACACACGTAGGCAATGGAGGAAATGTGAACATCACCGGGAGGAGATTCAACCGGGCAAAACTTCCCTCAACGCCTCGTCAAGGCTTTTCGCGACCTCCACGTCGCCCGGCCGGCCCTCACTCGGGATCGGGCCGTACAGGGCGTCCAGTTGGGTGATGACGGTGTGCGTCACCGCGCCGTACAGCGGGGTGCGCGGGCGGTGCACGCCCTCGCGGAGGGACGGGAGCAGGATGTCGCGGGAGAAGCTGACACCGTCGGCGATCCGGTCGGGGGGCAGGCGGACGGTGCCCTCGCCGGTGGGCGACGACGAGGGGGTCTCGGCGTACGCCGGGGCGTGCCGGCACGGGGGAGCGCTGCCGGGTTCCTGGTAGGCGGAGACGCGGGTCGCGGCGAAACCGGCCCGCAGCAGGCAGCGTTCGCTGTCCGGGTCGGTCAGGAACGCGATCAGTTCCGCCGCCTTCGCGGCCCGCTGCTCGGACGTGGAGGAGGTGACGGCCAGGTTCTGCCCGCCGAGGACCGCCTTGCCGGGCAGCCGGGTCACCCCCAGGTTCTCCCCGTAGGTCTCGTGCAGGGCGGGGTAGACGTACGGCCAGTGCCGCAGGAAGGTGGTGCGGCCCTCAGCGAAGGCACTGAGCGACTCGGCCTCGCGGGACTCGGAGGCCTCGTCGAGGGTGTACGGCGGGCTCGTGCGCGCACGCAGTTCGGCCACGCCCGCCGTGAGCTGTTCCACGGTCGCCGCGTACTCGCCGTCGCCGTCGGTCAGCCGGAGTCCGGGCACGGCCGAGGCGAACGCCTCGATCGCGTTGACGGTACGGCCCTCGTACGGGGCGAGCTGGGTGGCCCAGCCCTCGTGGCCCTGGGAGCCGAAGTGTCCCTTGACGGCGTCGATCTGGTCCCGCAGTTCGTCCCAGGTGACCCCGTCGCTGAGGTCGGTCCGGGAGACACCGGCCTCCCGCAGGTGGTCCTTGCGGTAGTACAGCAGGCCGGCGTCGCTGTTGAAGGGGACCGCGTACCGCTTGCCCTTCCAGTACGACGTTCTGTCCACGGACGGGATGATGTCGTCCGGGGACCTGACAGCCGCGTCGGTCAGCGGGCGGATCAGGCCCGCGTCGGCGAACTCCGGGACCCAGGTCACGTCCAGGTTCACCACGTCGTACTGGGCGCTGCCGGACTGGAGGGCACCGAGCAGCTGGCTGCGCTGCTGGTCGGCGGAGCCGGGCAGTTCCACCAGCCGGGCCTCGAAGCCCTGTGCGCCCTCCTCGGCGTTCCAGACGTCGATGAGCTGCTGGCGGATGCCGTTCTTGCCGGTCACGTCCTGTCCGCTGGCGACCACGATCCGGCGGCGGTTGTCGGCGTCCGGCGGCTCTTCCCGCACGTCACCGCCGGTGCAGGCAGCCAGGAACAGCAGGGTCAGCAGGGACGGCAACGCGAGTAGGGCGGCCGGCAGGCGTCGGGCCATCATTCCTCCCCCGTTCCGGTGCGGGCGACCTCGTCGCGCAGCGCGGGCACGAGGTCGTCACCGGCGTCCAGGCAACGGCCCTGGGCGGCCTCCGCGACGCGCGTGCCGGGGCGGTCCCGGTCGCAGCCCCCGCTCTTCAGCATCACCATGGCCACGGGCACGCCCGACGCGCGTGCCCGGTCCTCCACCTCGCGGAGGCGGTCGCCGGTCAGGCGGTTGTCGTCCTCGCCGTCGGTGAGGTACACGATCAGCTGCGGCCGCTCGTCACCGGCGCCGCGCTCCCGCATGAACGCCAGGGCGTCCAGCAGGGCGGCGCTCGGATCGGCTTCCGCGTCCCGCACCTCGGCGCCTTCCTCGTCAGTCCTGAGGGCCTTCTCCGCCTCCGCGCGGGAGTGCCTGCCGAAGTCCAGCAGTTCGGTGTGCGTGGGGCCCTTGACCCCGTGCACCGCCCACACCCCGTACTCGTCCCCCCTGCCCAGCCCCGTCAGGGTCTGCTTGAGGATGCCGGGGCCGCCGCTGGGGCCGTCCCACAGGCCGGCCATCGAGCCGGAGCTGTCGAGGAGGAACAGGACCCGGCCGGGTCCGTGCGCGTTGCCGTACCGCTCCAGTGTCCTGTCCAGCCGTGTCGCGTCGGCGGGGTCCGCAGGCGGAACGGAATCGGTCAGCCCGTGGTCGGCCGCCTTCCCGGCGAGCAGTCCCCGTTCGCCCGTCGTGGCCCTGAACCCCTGCTTGCCGAGCACCTCCCGGCCGCCCTCTCCCGTCAGCCAGTCGCGGAACCGGTCCACCCCGTCGTCCCGCGCCTGGACGTCCCGGTCGCCGCCCTCCCAGCGCACCCGCACGAACGTCGGTTCCAGACCGGGCACGTCGTCGGGGTAGACGGCGGTGCGCCCGGCGCGGGTGACCGAGTGGCAGCCGACGCCGCTCCTGAGCAGGAACTCCGGGACCAGGACCGCGCTGCGGTCGTCCGCGGCGTCGTCCTCGGGCAGCGTGCACAGCAGCCTGACGGCCGAGGACTCGGGCCGTCCCGCCCGGCTGATCAGCCCCTCGGCGCCGCGCACGTCGGCCCCGTCGCCGTACAGCCCCACCGTCGCCAGCAGCGCCGAGTCGCTGAACTCGGGGTCGGGCCTGCGCACTTGTGCCTTGCCGTCCGCGTTCTTCAGGGCCCTGACCAGCTCCGGCAGCGACCGCCCGGTGCGCGGGACGTCGGCGCCGAGGCCCTCCGGGACGGCCAGCACGACCGGTGAGTACGCGAGCGGCTCGGTGTCCGGCTCCAGCCGGGCGAAGACGCGTTCCACCTGCGCGTCGCCGGCCCGGTCGACGTCCGCGCGGGTCGCGGGGATCCACACGTCCGGCTGCGGGCCGATGTCCCGCTGCGGGTTGACGTCCTCACGCGGCTGCTGCCAGGGGTCGGAGTGCTCGCCCAGCGCGGTCACCACGTGAGCGGCACCGGCGCTGTAGACGGTGACGCCGGTGCGCCGGCAGCCGTCGTCCTTGGTGTTGGCGTCCGAGGCGAGGTAGGCGTCCGCGGCCGCCCGCATCGCCGGCTCCAGGTCGGGGTCGGTGAGGACGCGCAGCTCCAGCGGCGGTTCGCAGGGGCCGGACCCCCCGGTCAGGACCAGGACTCCGTAACCGGCGGCGCCGATCACGACGAACGCCAGCAGAAGCGCCAGAACGGTGCGGCCGAACAGGCCGACGGACTCCCGGGCGCGGGTGAGCGTACGCCGGAGCCAGGAGAACCAGCCGGGCGGGTCCTCGGTGTCGTCGGTCGGGTCCACCGGTCCCGCCGCCAGCAACACGTCCGCGTCCGGGTCCCACGGGGGCGCCAGCGCCTGAGGTCTCTGCGAGTCGTCGGCCTCCGCCTTGTACTTCGCGGCGGCCATCCGCTCCTTCACCGCGGCGTACAGCTCGGAGAGCCACACCTCCCCGCCCGCTTCGAGGACCCGCACCACCTCGCGGGTGAACGGCGTGGCGACCTCCGCGTCCCCGCCCAGGATGCAGCGGTTGGACTGCACGCTCATCAGGAGCAGGATCTTGTGCTTCTTCCGCTTCGGATCGTCGAAGCGGTGCCAGATTCCCGCGGCGTTGCCCGCGTAGCAGCAGTCGAGGATCACCACCACCTGCTCGGCGCGGCTCTCGACGAGCTCGCCCAGCACCTCGCTGAAACTCACCGAGCCGGGCAGCCCGTCGCCCGTGAGGACTCGGGCGGTGCGCATCTGGAGGTGCAGCTCGTTGCCGGAGGTGGAGGTGACGGCGTGCCCGGCGAAGTAGAACAGCAGCAGCCCCTTGGTCTCCTGGCAGGCGCGGCGCAGCGCCCCCGTGAACTCGTCGGGGGTCGGTGAGGCCAGGGCCCGCACCTCGTGCGCACCGAACACGGCGCTCCGGTGCAGCGCGTCCTCGAGTGTCGTCCGGTTGTGCCGCACGGCGGGGAGCTGGCCGGTGACGCCCTGTGGATCCGGTGCCGTGTGGTCGTACTCGGACACACCGACCAGCAGCGCCCGGTTCACTTCGCCGCGCGGGTCGAAGCGGCTCACCGGCCTACTCCCCGTCGGTGTCCAGCGTGCGGATCTGTGGCGCGGGATCCCCGCCCTGGAGCCGTCGGCGGTTGTTCGTCCAGGTCTTCACCGCACGTGCGGTGTACTCGGTCAGTGCCGCGACCGTGACGACGTCGCCGAGCAGTTTCAGTACGAGTTCGAGATCGGGGCCCAGCCGCCCCTTGGGCCCGTCCGTGCTGGTCCGCGCCTCGATGCTCAGCTTCTCTTCGGAGAGCAGTTCCGCGAGCGGCTCTTCCCGCTCCAGCCACGTCTTCAGGGCTCTGACATCGTCCACGGTCCCGCCGGCGCCCAGCCGGACGCGTACGCCTAAGACAGCCACTTGGTCCCCCTCTGTCATGCCCGACATCATGACACCGGGTCAGGCCTCGGCGGCAGACCTCTGACACGACCTGCGAAAGCGATTGCACGCCCCCTTCACGCCAGGCGCACACGGCGCACGCGTGTTCAGCCCTGGGACTGCAACTGCCGCAACTGCTGCTGTACGTGATCGAGCGCCCCCTCGCGCCGCCCGGGGACCCGGCCCCGCAACTCGGCGAGCGCCGCGCCCAGTTCGCGGGCCCGGGCGGGGTCGCGGATCTGGCCCCACTGGTGGTGGGCGCGGTCCACGGCGGCCTCGACGGCGGGCGCGTCCGGCGCCTGCCCGGCGTTCAGGCGGACGGTGGCCACGGCCAGCCAGGTGTGACAGCTGCGGCCCGCGTCCCCGGCGAACATCGCCAGGTCGGCCCGGACCTCGGCCCAGTGCAGGGCCTCCTCGGAGGCGGGCCCGTGCGCGGCGACGGCGGCCTGTTCGTGCCGGGCGGCCAGGGCGTCGGCGTCGGAGTGGCGGCCGGACTGGACGGCGGCGGTGATGGCGGCGTGCGGGTCACCGGCCGAGGGGCCCGGCGTGTTCAGCACGAGGTCCGTGCCCGCGCTCTCCGGCGCGATCCGGGCCAGCGCCTGCTGGTGCAACTGCTCCGCCGGCGGCCGGAACCCGCTGCGCAGGATCGTCGCGACGGCCTTCATGTACGCCGGTGCCGCGACCGTGCGTCTGGACGGCGGGGGCGCGATGCGGCCGTACACGGCGTTGCCGCGGCCCGAGTCCAGCGGGGTGCCGCGCAGCAGATCCCAGGTCTCGGCGTCCGCGTGCAGGTCGAGCAGGAGGGTCGTCGCGCCGGCCGGCCTCAGGCGCAGTTCGTCCCGGAACCAGTGCCAGGGGAAGGCCGTGTAGCGGGCGGTGGACGCGGTGGTGCGGGCCAGCGCCAGGTGGGGCAGGCGCTGGCGGCGGTCGAGCTGGAGCTGTCCGGTGACGAACACGGTGAGCGGGCCGGGGGCCGCGGCGGCGGCGCGCAGCCGGGTGAGGACGGCCTGCGGCTCCAGCGGGTCGGCGAGTTCGACGACGTTCGCGGTGTCCGTGCCGGCCAGCACGCCGGGCGGTACGGCGGCCAGGACGGGGAGCACGGACGCGGCGTCGACCAGGCGCCCCTTGCCCACCGGCGAGGCCGCCAGCAGCAGCACGGTTCCGGCCATCTCGTCCCTCCCCCTGTCGATCACGTACGGCAGCACCGTAACCGCTGCGGCTGCAAAGGGGGGCCTCAGGACCGCAAACGTCCGCCTTCGGGGGCTTCGCCCCTTCCACGGCGACGGCCCGGGCGCTACGGGCCGCAGCCGGTCCGGGCAACGCGTCGCGTCCGCCGACTTGCCAGCGGGACCCCGGCGGTGTGCCCTGGTAGGCAGGGGCAGGGAGAGAGGAGAGCTCTCATGGCTCATGCGGCACCCGCTTCACGCAAGGTGACCACGCGACGCCGTACACCCGATGTCTTCAGCCCGCGCACCCACGCGATGGCGAAGGTCGCGGTACCCGTCCTCCTCGGGCTCGTCTACGGCTACTGGGCCGCGGCCAACCGGCGCGACGCCGGGCCCATCACGGGCTGGAACCTGCTGTTCGGCTTCCTCACCGCGCTCGTGTTCGCCGTGCTGTTCGCCGCCGTGCGGGAAGTCGCCCCGCGGCTGCGCCGCGAACAGCACGCGCTGCTCTGGTTCGCCTTCACCGGCTGCGCGATCGGCTTCCTCTACAGCCAGACCGGCGAGTCCGTACTGAAGTCCACCGGGGTGGGGCTGGTGGTCGGGGCGGGCGTCTTCGTGACCATGTTCTACCGCTACTACACGCACGAGGACGCCACCGGCCGGCGCCTCGACTGACCCGGTCCCGTACGACACGTCGGGCTCGGCATGTGGGGCCGAATGCAGTCACACGGGTCGCGGGCCGGGCCTGTGGCGCCTTGCCTGGAAGGGTGTCCGAGCACCGCCGGGCGCCCGTATCCGGGCAGGCGCCCCTCCGACCGCGGAACGCCCTGTCGGCCGTTCTGCTGGCCCTCGCGTGCCTGCTCGCGCCGTTCGCCACGCTCGCCTCCTGGGCGGCGCACGGCCTGACCGACACCGGCCGCTACGTCCGTACGATGGCGCCGCTCGCCACCGACCCGGACGTGCGGGGCGCGGTCGCGGACGCCCTCGGGGAGGGCATCATGCGGGAGGCCGGGCAGGAGCTCGACACCGGCCCGCTGCGCGGCACGGCCGGGCCCTTCGTGCACGACGCGGTGCGCTCGTTCACCCGGACCGAGGCGTTCCGCACCGGGTGGGACGCGGCGAACCTGGCCGTCCACGACGCCGTGCTGCGCGCCCTGCGCGACGACAGCACGCGCGCCTCCCCCGTCACCGTCGACCTCGCGCCGGTCCTCACCCGGGTCAAACGCCGGCTCACCGACGACCACGTGCCGTTCGCCCACCGCATCCCGGTCCCGCACACCCGGGTCCCGGTGCTCCCGGCCGACGACGTGGCCCGACTGCGCAGGGGGTACCACGTGCTGGACACCGCCGCCTTCTGGCTGCCGCTCGCCACCGCCCTGTGCGCCGTGGCCGGGACCGCCCTCGCCGCCCGCCGCCGCCGCGCGGTCACCGCGATCGGCCTCGGCACGGCGCTGGGCGGCGGGCTGCTCGTCCTGGCCGTCGCGATCGGCCGCCGCCTCACCCTCGCCGACCTGCCCGACGCGCTCCACCGCCCGGCCGCCGGCGCGGTCTACGACGCCCTGACGGCCACCCTGTCGACCGTGTCCTGGCTGCTGTTCGCCTTCGGCCTGACGGCGGCGCTCGGCTCGTGGCTCACGGGCCGGTACGGTCCCCGGCTCGCCTCGCGGCGACGTGCGCGAGCGTCCGCAGCGCCCGCCGCAGAACCGCCTCCGGAACCGACCCGAGCCCGAGCCTGACGGCGTCGGGCGTGTGGCCGGGGGAGACGGCGAAGGCCGGGCCGGGCGTGACGGCGATGCCGTGCGCGGCGGCAGCCGCCGTGAAGGTGTCCGCGCGCCACGGGGCGGGCAGTTCCCACCAGGCGAAGTAGGCGCCGGGCTCGGACCGCACGGCGAAGCCCGCGAGTTCCTCGGCGAGGATCCGCTGCCTGCGCGCCGCGTCCGCCCGCTTGGCCGCCACCAGCCGCGCCACGGTCCCCTCCCCGGCCCACCGCACGGCCGCCTCCAGCGCGAACCGCCCCGCGCTCCACCCGCCCGACCGCACGGCATGGGCCACGGCCCCGACCCGGTGCGGCGGCACGACGAGGAAACCGGCGGTGAGCCCGGGCGCGACCCGCTTGGAGAGACCGTCGACGACGTGGGTGAGGGCGGGCGCGTGCACGGCGAGGGGATCCCCCGGCTCGTGCAGGAAGGACCAGATGCGGTCCTCCACCACCGGCAGGTTCAGGTCGTGGACCAGCGCCGCGAGTTGCAGCAGGCGAGGGCGGCTCGTCGTCAGCGACGTCGGGTTGTGCAGCGTCGGCTGCACGTACAGGGCGGACAGCGGCGCCGAACGGTGCGCGGCGGCGACGGCCTCCGGGAGCAGCCCGGCCGCGTCACCGGCCAGCGGCACCAGGGTGATGCCCAGCCGCGCCGCGATGTCCTTGACCAGCGGATACGTCAGCTGCTCCACGCCGACCCGGCCGCCCGGGCGGACCAGGGAGGCCAGGACGGCGGCGATGGCCTGCCGGGCGTTGCCGGTGAACAGCAGCCGGTCCGGGGCGGGGCGCCAGCCGGGGGTGGCGAGGAGCGTGGCCGCGGCCTCCCGGGCGGACTCGGTTCCGGTGGCGGCGGCCGGCAGCAGCGCCTCGGCCAGCACGTCGGGACGCAGCAGCGGCGCGAGGACGGGGGCGAGGAGCTCGGGCTGGCCGGGCGCGCTGGGGTAGTTGAGCTCCAGGTTGACGAGGGCGTCGGCGGGGCCGGGCTCGGCGAGCGCCCGGCCCGTCGGCCCGTCCGGGGTGGCCCGTACGAACGTGCCGCGCCCGACCTCGCCGACGACCAGCCCGCGCCGTACGAGTTCGCCGTACACCCGCCCGGCCGTCGACGAGGCGATGCCCCGGCGCCGGGCGAACGCCCGCTGCGGCGGCAGCCGTTGACCGGGCTTCAGCCGCCCGCTGGCGATGTCGTCGGCGATCCTGTCGGCGATACGGCGGTAGTCACCCATCGGTCGGTCTCCCCCTTGGATTGCACCGAGAGCAAAGATCTTATTGCACCGAGTAGTTGGAGCTGCCTAGGGTCTTCACATGGCACCCTTCCTCGCATACGAGGACAAAGGACCCGTACCCTCTCGGCGGCCCCTTGTCCCCCTGGTCCTCGTCCACGGCCACCCCTTCGACCGCACGATGTGGGCCCCGCAGCTCGCCACCTTCGCCGCGACCCGCCGCGTCATCGCCCCCGACCTGCGCGGCTACGGCGCCTCCCCGGTCACCCCGCCCCTCACGGACTTCTCGCAGTTCGCCCGGGACATCGAGGCCCTGCTCGACGAGCTGGGGGTGGAGTCCTTCGTCCTCGCCGGCCTGTCCATGGGCGGCCAGATCGCGATGGACTGCTACCGCCGGTTCCCCGGCCGCATCCGCGGCCTGGTCCTCGCGGACACCTTCCCGGCGGCGGAGACCCCGGAGGGCGTCCGCACCCGCGACGCCATGGCGGACCGCCTCCTGCGTGAGGGCATGCGCGGCTACGCCGACGAGGTCCTGGAACGGATGGTCGCCCCCTACGCCCCCGCCGAGGTCAAGGCCCACGTCCACCGCATGATGACGGCCACCTCCCCCGAGGGCGCCGCCGCGGCCCTGCGCGCCCGTGCCCGGCGCCCCGACTACGCCGCCCTGCTGACCCGCGTCGGTGTCCCGGCCCTGGTCGTCGTGGGAGCCGACGACACCTACACCCCGGTCTCCGACGCCCGCGCCATGCACGCGGCCCTCCCGGACGCGGCCCTGCACGTGATCGAGGGCACGGCCCACATGCCGAACCTCGAACGCCCCGAGGAGTTCGACCGGGCACTCGGGGAATTCCTGGCCCGCGTCGACGCACGGCAACCTTCCACCGCCCCACCCCGTCTTTGAGGGAGGATTCGGGCATCC from Streptomyces chartreusis NRRL 3882 harbors:
- a CDS encoding Ig-like domain-containing protein, coding for MHRRTLSTATALAVLFGSLTLVAAGAGSAAADSSALLPVKSTGDIVVDGLHQRVFISDPTAGQVVVTDYAGKVVGTVGSLPGVHGLELSPDSGTLYAAVHDADAIVAIDTATATEARRWSTGQGGGPAYVALAGGKLWFSYGASGNGNIGSLDPGAADPGVTLGQDTGRTFYDAPILDASAGAPGTLVAGAPGQSPVELAVYDVSSGTASRTAYAFDPGSTGGGNLQDLAVTPDGKDVVTASGAPYYQAVYKLTDLSADGKYVTNTYPNAVDIAPNGDVAAGTFSWYDPDVHVFKPGTSTPLRQYDFPNTGTSSGADTLAPAGLAWAPDESKLFAISENDSNVYSLRVLDAPTKTSTTLTASAPATATRAKSLTLTGTLSSSAAFPAGTTVSVTRTDDESPSGKPLGTAPVAADGTYSFTDTPPAGGKVTYTVTYAGDADHAGATASASTTVAKTATTLTLTNNGKVYDYGRDVTFTAHLGTTYKNRTVEIWADPYGSDKPSTLVKKGTVDSAGDLSATVHLTRDTKVSAKFTGDTRYAAKTVTNSVYTRVKISTSLSGYYKSATAWNQKYFYFRQSKDPVHNTTMSMYPGRKYQLQVQRYADGAWHTTATEYFALDRYGKDAATLDGTPPVGPRFRIRSSYIDTKSGDNVNTTTYGAWKYFVFTR
- a CDS encoding extracellular solute-binding protein, producing the protein MARRLPAALLALPSLLTLLFLAACTGGDVREEPPDADNRRRIVVASGQDVTGKNGIRQQLIDVWNAEEGAQGFEARLVELPGSADQQRSQLLGALQSGSAQYDVVNLDVTWVPEFADAGLIRPLTDAAVRSPDDIIPSVDRTSYWKGKRYAVPFNSDAGLLYYRKDHLREAGVSRTDLSDGVTWDELRDQIDAVKGHFGSQGHEGWATQLAPYEGRTVNAIEAFASAVPGLRLTDGDGEYAATVEQLTAGVAELRARTSPPYTLDEASESREAESLSAFAEGRTTFLRHWPYVYPALHETYGENLGVTRLPGKAVLGGQNLAVTSSTSEQRAAKAAELIAFLTDPDSERCLLRAGFAATRVSAYQEPGSAPPCRHAPAYAETPSSSPTGEGTVRLPPDRIADGVSFSRDILLPSLREGVHRPRTPLYGAVTHTVITQLDALYGPIPSEGRPGDVEVAKSLDEALREVLPG
- a CDS encoding VWA domain-containing protein translates to MSRFDPRGEVNRALLVGVSEYDHTAPDPQGVTGQLPAVRHNRTTLEDALHRSAVFGAHEVRALASPTPDEFTGALRRACQETKGLLLFYFAGHAVTSTSGNELHLQMRTARVLTGDGLPGSVSFSEVLGELVESRAEQVVVILDCCYAGNAAGIWHRFDDPKRKKHKILLLMSVQSNRCILGGDAEVATPFTREVVRVLEAGGEVWLSELYAAVKERMAAAKYKAEADDSQRPQALAPPWDPDADVLLAAGPVDPTDDTEDPPGWFSWLRRTLTRARESVGLFGRTVLALLLAFVVIGAAGYGVLVLTGGSGPCEPPLELRVLTDPDLEPAMRAAADAYLASDANTKDDGCRRTGVTVYSAGAAHVVTALGEHSDPWQQPREDVNPQRDIGPQPDVWIPATRADVDRAGDAQVERVFARLEPDTEPLAYSPVVLAVPEGLGADVPRTGRSLPELVRALKNADGKAQVRRPDPEFSDSALLATVGLYGDGADVRGAEGLISRAGRPESSAVRLLCTLPEDDAADDRSAVLVPEFLLRSGVGCHSVTRAGRTAVYPDDVPGLEPTFVRVRWEGGDRDVQARDDGVDRFRDWLTGEGGREVLGKQGFRATTGERGLLAGKAADHGLTDSVPPADPADATRLDRTLERYGNAHGPGRVLFLLDSSGSMAGLWDGPSGGPGILKQTLTGLGRGDEYGVWAVHGVKGPTHTELLDFGRHSRAEAEKALRTDEEGAEVRDAEADPSAALLDALAFMRERGAGDERPQLIVYLTDGEDDNRLTGDRLREVEDRARASGVPVAMVMLKSGGCDRDRPGTRVAEAAQGRCLDAGDDLVPALRDEVARTGTGEE
- a CDS encoding membrane protein; the protein is MAHAAPASRKVTTRRRTPDVFSPRTHAMAKVAVPVLLGLVYGYWAAANRRDAGPITGWNLLFGFLTALVFAVLFAAVREVAPRLRREQHALLWFAFTGCAIGFLYSQTGESVLKSTGVGLVVGAGVFVTMFYRYYTHEDATGRRLD
- a CDS encoding PLP-dependent aminotransferase family protein, whose product is MGDYRRIADRIADDIASGRLKPGQRLPPQRAFARRRGIASSTAGRVYGELVRRGLVVGEVGRGTFVRATPDGPTGRALAEPGPADALVNLELNYPSAPGQPELLAPVLAPLLRPDVLAEALLPAAATGTESAREAAATLLATPGWRPAPDRLLFTGNARQAIAAVLASLVRPGGRVGVEQLTYPLVKDIAARLGITLVPLAGDAAGLLPEAVAAAHRSAPLSALYVQPTLHNPTSLTTSRPRLLQLAALVHDLNLPVVEDRIWSFLHEPGDPLAVHAPALTHVVDGLSKRVAPGLTAGFLVVPPHRVGAVAHAVRSGGWSAGRFALEAAVRWAGEGTVARLVAAKRADAARRQRILAEELAGFAVRSEPGAYFAWWELPAPWRADTFTAAAAAHGIAVTPGPAFAVSPGHTPDAVRLGLGSVPEAVLRRALRTLAHVAARRAGDRTGP
- a CDS encoding alpha/beta fold hydrolase encodes the protein MAPFLAYEDKGPVPSRRPLVPLVLVHGHPFDRTMWAPQLATFAATRRVIAPDLRGYGASPVTPPLTDFSQFARDIEALLDELGVESFVLAGLSMGGQIAMDCYRRFPGRIRGLVLADTFPAAETPEGVRTRDAMADRLLREGMRGYADEVLERMVAPYAPAEVKAHVHRMMTATSPEGAAAALRARARRPDYAALLTRVGVPALVVVGADDTYTPVSDARAMHAALPDAALHVIEGTAHMPNLERPEEFDRALGEFLARVDARQPSTAPPRL